Proteins encoded within one genomic window of Balaenoptera ricei isolate mBalRic1 chromosome 10, mBalRic1.hap2, whole genome shotgun sequence:
- the LOC132372619 gene encoding FXYD domain-containing ion transport regulator 6-like: MEVALLFLCGLLAPVVLANAAEQEKEKDPFHYDYQTLRIGGLVFAVVLFSVGILLILSRRCKCSFNQKPQAPGDEEAQVENLITANATEPQKAEN, encoded by the coding sequence ATGGAGGTGGCGCTGCTCTTCCTGTGCGGCCTGCTGGCCCCAGTGGTCCTGGCCAATGCAGCTgagcaggagaaagaaaaggacccTTTTCATTATGACTACCAGACCCTGAGGATCGGGGGATTGGTGTTTGCTGTGGTCCTCTTCTCGGTGGGGATCCTGCTTATCCTAAGTCGCAGATGCAAGTGCAGTTTTAACCAGAAGCCGCAGGCTCCAGGGGACGAGGAGGCCCAGGTGGAGAACCTCATCACTGCAAATGCAACGGAGCCCCAGAAAGCAGAGAACTGA